The genomic region CCAATGCGGCCAAATGTTTGTTGGATCAGGCGCGAATAGCCGCTATGCAAACCAAATTCGATGCGAATCCAGGGGCACCCGACAAACAGGTGGGGAAAATTATATATAACTTCAAGTTGACAGAGTAAAGATTTCTTTACTCTTTTTTCTTTTATAGCCAATGAATTATCAGGAAACGTTAGACTGGATGTTTGCACAATTGCCAATGTTCCAGCAGCAAGGCGCCTCAGCCTATAAAAAAGATTTGACCAATACGGTTTTACTGTGTCAAGAATTGGGAAATCCGGAAACTAAAATCAAAACGATACATATTGCCGGAACCAATGGTAAAGGATCCACTTCTTCCATGATCGCTTCGGTTTTACAGGAAGCGGGATATAAAGTCGGTTTGTATACGTCGCCCCATTTAAAGGATTTCCGGGAGCGGATTAAGATTAATGGTGTTGAAATACCCGAAGACTTTGTGTGTGATTTTATCGCGCTGCACAAGGCTTTTTTCGAAAACAATCAGTTGAGTTTTTTTGAAATGACTGTAGGTTTAGCCTTCGATTATTTTGAAAAGGAAAAAGTAGACGTGGCCGTTATTGAAGTCGGTATGGGCGGTCGATTGGATTCAACGAATGTGATCACGCCTTTGGTGTCGGTCATCACGAATATAGGTTTTGACCATACACAGTTTTTAGGAACGACCTATCGCGAGATTGCGTTCGAAAAAGCCGGGATTATTAAACCCGGTATTCCAGTGGTTATAGGGGAATATAATGAGGAAACCCAACCGGTTTTTATAGGAAAAGCGACGGAATGTGATTCGGAGCTTTATTTTGCTTCCGATTTGATCACTCGGGATTATCCTGGCGCTTTATTGGGCGATTACCAATTCCATAATAAAAAGACGGTAGTACAGACGGTCGAAATTCTAAAGCGCTTTTTTACGATTACCGAACAAAACCTGGAAAACGGTTTGCTGAATGTGGTAAAGAATACGCAGTTACGAGGTAGATGGGAGCAAATCCATTCGAATCCGAAAGTGATTTGCGATACAGCACATAACAGTCACGGATTAAAAATTGTCTTAAACCAGATACAAAAAGAAAAATTTGACCGCTTATATTTCGTTTTGGGTGTGGTAAATGATAAAGATTTGGATTCTATTTTGCCGTTATTCCCTAAAAATGCAACTTATTTTTTCTGTAAACCGAATGTGCCAAGAGGATTGGAGGCTACAATTTTACAACAAAAAGCAAGCGAATTCGGGCTTATGGGTTCGGCATTCGATTCGGTGTCAGCTGCTTATGGGGAGGCCTTGCGTATGGCAGGCTCAGCCGATTTTATCTATGTTGGTGGGAGTACTTTTGTTGTAGCGGAAATTTTATAAATTTTTCCGGTTTTTGTTTGCAGATCTAAAAAACTGTCCTATATTTGCACTCGTAATCAGGAACACAATTGCTGACTACAAAAAAACATAAGGGCGATTAGCTCAGCTGGTTCAGAGCACCTCGTTTACACCGAGGGGGTCGGGGGTTCGAACCCCTCATCGCCCACAGATTTTAAAAACTCCAACAGAAATGTTGGAGTTTTTTGTTTTATACTTTTTGCGATTAGTTCAACTGGGTTGGAGCATTCCGATTTTATCGGAAGTGGTCGAGGGTTCGAACCTCCCGATATAACGGGACAGGCTCTCATCGCCCACAGATTTTAAAACTCCAACATTTCTGTTGGAGTTTTTTGTTTTTCTGTTGTTATGAATTTTGTTGTATACATTTTATTTAGCGAAAGTAAAAATAGATTCTATATTGGATTTACGTCTAATTTGGAAGAACGGCTTATTCGACATAATCAAAAAAGCAAGGGTTTTACCGGAAATGTAAACGATTGGAAAGTTGTTTACACAGAAAATTATGAAACCAAAGAACTTGCTCATAATAGAGAATTACAAATTAAATCATGGAAAAGCAGAATTAAAATTCTGGAGTTGATTAAAAATAAAGATTAGCGCAACTGGTTTGGAGCATTCCGATTTTATCGGAAGTGGTCGGGGGAGAACCTCTATTGTCCACAATTTTACAAAAAAGTCCTGATTTTTAAAATCCTGACTTTTTAGATTTCTCTTTTGGCTATAAATTATAAAGCAATAGTATAAGTGTTTCATGGATGATTGGAAGAAGCACTTTTATGTTTTACAATAACTACAAAAATATTCTTCGAATAGCCAACTTATGTTGTTCAATGCCTTATAAATCTCATACGCTATATCTTTATTGCTAAGGTATCTTTCTATCCCGTGTTTATTGTTTGTATAATTATTTATGTTTCCATTGTTACCCATCGCGGGGCCCGATTCCAAAATACATTCTACTGCAAAGACGGAATCCAATAGCCTTATAAATAGTTCAATAACATTACTTCTGATAATTTTGAACCTTGAAAATATAAATTTTAAAGTTCGTTTTAGAGCAATATAACGAAGTTGAAAAAGACCGTACCAAAGAGCTGTTTTCTTTTTCAAAAGTGTGTAAGTCGTAGGTGGTATCGATCGCTTTTATAGGTGTCGAACGGTATCCAATGACAGGTTGCTCTAAAAGTTACAATCAAAAAGTATGAGCCATTTGACCCTTCCAGCTGAAAGTATTCAGAAAAAATATGTAGAAAAAGAGGTACTCACTACCAAAAATAGTGAGTATACTAAAACAAAAAAAGAACATGTAAACCATCATTCTCTGAATAAAGAAATGGAATGGTTGGAAGCGCTCATAGCGATGCGTTGTAAGGAACTGTTTTTAAAAGGGAAAACAACGGATGAAACCTTTGAGAAAATTCCGGAATTGCCAGTGGTTGATCATAACTCACCCTATGGTACGATCGTCAATACGTATAACCTCCAGGAGATGGACCGGGTTTTACTGGTGCTAGGCGTTGCGTCGGCACATTATCCATCGTTATTTAAGTCGTTTATTCAAATAGAAGAAACGAATAATGCATTGGCAATCGATGTGGGAGGCGAATATAACCGAGCCAGTCGGACATTTAAACCAACTTTCCAAACGGCTCTTTTTTTACTCGCCGGCAAGGATTTATCGTTATGGTCCCGTTATAATGCACAACTCCTTGACGGAAGTGTTGTATTGCAAAATGATATTATTTACAATCGTAGCACTACCGATTTTATTCATGGGCAAATTGAATTGGATACGGCTTATTCCGGATATTTTTTATCGGGTAAAAAACCACGACTGGATCATGGAAATTATTTCCCGGGAAGTTTATACGAGTCGGATCTGACATTAGATGATATTGTTTTAGAACCAATGGTACGCGAACAAATAAAACCGATAGGGCAGTATATCAAAGCGTTGGAAAGTGGTTTTTTTAAAAGTGACAACCACCATTTTAAATCCGGATTTATGGCCTTGTTTTATGGTCCGCCGGGAACCGGAAAAACAATGTTGGCCGGAATACTTGCAAATACGTATGGTATCGATATGTACCACGTTGACCTTTCTCAGGTGGTGAGTAAATACATTGGAGAGACGGAAAAAAATCTTGAAATGCTTTTTAACCGACTACAAGGTAAAAACTGCATGCTTTTCTTTGATGAAGCCGATTCGTTATTTGGAAAGCGTTCCGATGTAAAAGATGCCCACGATCGGTATGCGAATCAGGAAGTATCGTATTTGCTGCAACGTATCGAAAAATTTGATGGACTTACGATTTTGGCTTCCAACTTTGAAAACAACATGGATGATGCTTTTAAACGTCGTATCGATTTGTCTATAAATGTAATCCGGCCAACAGAAGCAACCCGGGAAGCACTTTGGAAACAATACCTGCCTAAAAATGTAACATTCGAAAGCGAACCGTTTTTAAAACACCTGTCTAAAGAATATTCCTATACGGGTGCCAATATTAAGAACATTATGAAAAATGTCGCCATAGCGTTACATAGCTCGGGCGAGACGATTATTACGCACGATTTGATCAGCCCGTTTTTAGCCATAGAAAGCGAAAAAGCTTTCGGGAAAAATCAGGCCCGGGTACATCCATTTATACGAAAAACCGAATAGAACCTACCTAAAATCTTTTATAACGATACTGTTATACACCAATTAGCAAGATATGACCAGAAAAAAAACATTTGCGCCCAGGACAAAAAAGAAGGAGGAGCAATCAAGCGCGTATTCACAAGCTGGCAACAAAACAAAAGTGAAAATCACGGATCAGGATGCCGCCATACGAATAAAAGAAAATGAAGTTACCGGACTGACCTACGACGGGTTTAAGAACCAGGCTTTTAATAAAATTGAAAAAGGCTTTTCCACTTTGGAGTTTTCTGAAAGTGGACTTGCGGTTTTGGAAGTTAACAAAGTACTTCATCAGTTAGGTTACACGACATCCGAAAAACAAACCGTTTTTTTAGAAAATACACAAAATGCGCTGACCACTTTTCAGAAGGATCATGGAATTGCGCCTTCGGGTATTTTTGATAAGAGCACTTTACTCATAATGAATCAGGTGCTAAGTGCCACACAGGAAAATGAAAGTGAGGATGAAGGCCTTTCTATTCCGGAACGGGCAAAAATGTTATATGAAGGATTTACCTACAAAGTGGCTTACATTTTTGGAGCTACGGACGAAGACAAGATATTTCGTGCTTTAGAGAACCTTTCTTCAGTTAATAGAATAGAACTTATTGCCTATTATGATAAAGAGTACAGTTCCAAAAGGAAGAAAGGATTGGTGGAAGAACTATACGACGAACTAGGAAACAGTGATCTTTATAAAGCGATAAATCTATTGTATGCCGATTATGAAGAACCGCAGAAAGAAAAACCAAAGGAGGAACAAGAGCAAAGCACAACGACCAATGAAATGGGCGGTCTGGAGTTTGGGGTAACGAACCTGGAGACAGTTCATGTTACTTCGAAACATCCTTGGATTAATGCTAAAACAAAGTATACCATTGAAGGCTCTAAAATTGAGTTTGATTGTGTCTTCGATTACCCAACGGGATCATTTCGCTCGTTGGATGAAAAACTCGTATTGCCACGAGTAGTCCGCAAAGTACTGGTTCAAAAAAATAATAGGGTTTACGATCTTTTTGCGACGCCCTATTTTCGTGCCGCTAATAATGCTTATCAGGATGGAAGGGTGATTAATAGCTTTTCGATAGGTGCCTACGATCCGGGTGTCTATACGTTTATGTTCATTATTGAAGATACAAAGAAAAAAGAATTCAGTGCCTATACGACTACACATGAGGTTAAAACCCTTGCCGATGCGGCTACAGAGGAGTTGTCGTCGAATGAAACGCAAAATTATAATGATTTCAGACAACAAGTAGCCTTTGTTGAGCAAAATCTGTCGAAAAGTGCCGATAAAGACCAGAAAACCGATCCGAATTTTTATATACAAGCGAAAAGTTTTACCGAGAATCCAGCCAGAATGGCAAGTGAAAGTGGAAGTTATGTTCCACAATTATATTATTCTCTACAAGGAAAAGTTAACACTAAAGATAACCATTATTTTTGGTTTGCAGAAATTACAACACCAAAAGAAATGGCTAGTGGTGCGAGTGCATTATTAGGAGCGGATTATGCTAGGGATGCCGTTGTACATGGTTATCAAAGAGGGGAATACTACGGTAAAGATGGCTGGAAAATGAATTCGTCACAACCAGCTGCTACGTTTTTAGGAACGATGACCGGGGTTTTTGTGATTCATTGTGTGGAATTAGATAAAGACAACAAACCAACCGAGCGCTATGCGTCCTACCGACAAGTGGTATTGCCAAGTGAGGATTATGAAACCCTTCAAAAGTTTAAAAAATATAAAAAAGACATTGATACCAGTTTTAATGCAATTAAACCGGGAACAGCGGTAGAAGTAAATGCGATCGCTATAGAAACCAAAACGACTAAAACGATAGCACTGAATTTATTTTTAGGAAAAAGCAAAAACAATCCGGGGAATTATGTTTTATCCGACCTTACACCGGGAGTCGAACATAAACGTACATACGAAGGAAAAAGTATAAAAGAATTATTTGAAAGTTTTGATAGCAAAAATACCTATCCGGATGGTATGCTGGCCTACGAAATTCCGGCAAACGATTTTGGCTATCCTACTTTAAAAGGGAATTTCACTACAAATGGGGCTTCGTTCTTTGAAACGGTTTCTTCGGGAGCCGGTTGGGCGTCGTTAGGATTGGCAGTAGCCGGAATAGTAGCTTCGTTTACCCCGGCAGCACCAATTGCACCGTTCTTGTTTGTGGCTTCCGGAGCAACTGGAGCTACTTCCGGAGCGGCTAGTATTATGGATAAAATGGAAAAAGGAACCCTTACATCCGAAACCTTAGCCCTAGATACCATCATGATTGCTTCTAGCTTTTTGGCCATTGGAGGTGCCATGTCCCGAATCGCTTATAAAGGAGTACCAATTGTTAAAATATCGGCAACGGGATTGCGCTATATTGTGATAACCGACCTTGCCTTAAATGGTACGGCGGGTATTATGATTACTGTCGACGGTCTGGAGAGCATAAAAGCGATCAATGCTAATGATCAACTAACGACATCCGAAAAAATTGATGCCACGGTTAGGATCGTAGCGCAATTAACCTTAACTACGGGATTGTTGGTGTTGAGTAGTAAAAACTTAAAAGGAGCAGAAATAGAACAGCTTCCGGTTGAAAAAAAGAAAACAGTAACAACAAAACAAAAATTCAACCCGGAACAACACGCTGAATTTATGGATACTCCAGAAAATTTACCACGAGGAAAAGCTCCAAAACCGACGGAAAATAAAATTACAGAAACGGAAGCGCCGAAAAAGAAACAGGCTACTTCCAAACCACAAATAGAAACCGTTCCGACTAAAAATTACCCGACAGAAACGGAGTCGCAAAACTTTGAAAAAGCCTTAGAGTCGGCAGATCCTAATGTTCGCGCCGAGATCAATAAAATGAATACGGAAGAGTTTGATAACCTTAAAAGAGGTTATAAAGATAATCCGAAAGCCTTTACCGAAGCTTTAAAAAGTTATGACAGTTTCTTTGGCGATACTGGATGGCATAAATTTTGGAAAAATACACCCGACATCATAAATTCGCTAGATGATATTGATAAATTAAAACGCGAAAATAAATTATTGCCAACCGGGGATGCTACCGATATTGAACTGGCTTCGGTTCACGCTTTTACAGTTGATGGAGGATTTATAAATACACCAGCTCGTTTTATGCCTTCCTGGTGGGGTGAATACAATACTCAGGTATATAAAAATTTAAAAAGCGCTCTGGACAAACTGAGAAAAGTTAAAGAACGAAATATGGGAGGGAAAATAGTATTTAGCGGACGTACGGAAACCTTAGAGTATTTTAACAACACATTAAAAAAAGGAAAAGGGACAGAAGTTGCTTTTAAAGGGATGGTATCCGGTTCATTAGATGATAAAGTGGCCGAAGGATTTATCGAGCTTTCAGCTAAAAATGCAGGAATAACAGCAGAAACGGCAGGAACAGCAGAAGTAGTTAAAAAAGTAGCCATTATTAGAAAAATACGAACTGCAGAAGGAGTTTATATTGATGACTTGTCCGATTGGGGGAAAAACTTCGGAAAAATAAGACATGCCGATGCGAATCCGCCATCAACAATGATACAGGAAGAAGTACTTATGAATGAAGGGTATTTTCTTCAAATGACGGAACCCAAGTATACCAAGACCGTTAATGGTATAGACCATTATGAGATCGAATACAAAGAATTAGTAAAACCATTAAAATAAAGAAATATGATTTTTGCCATATACGATTTTACTCCTTTTAAAAACGAATTACCCGAGTTTAATTTAAGATTATTATTAAATATAGAGGATTTAAATAATGCTATTTTTGACGAAGTGTTTGCGGTACTTACACCACCACAGCAAAAACAATATAGTGTTTATAAAACGTCTGAAGAAGCTCAAAAATACAGAGAAGAACGAAATGCAAAACTGCCTTATGTCGATCTTGCTAATTTACCC from Flavobacterium sp. WV_118_3 harbors:
- a CDS encoding AAA family ATPase, encoding MSHLTLPAESIQKKYVEKEVLTTKNSEYTKTKKEHVNHHSLNKEMEWLEALIAMRCKELFLKGKTTDETFEKIPELPVVDHNSPYGTIVNTYNLQEMDRVLLVLGVASAHYPSLFKSFIQIEETNNALAIDVGGEYNRASRTFKPTFQTALFLLAGKDLSLWSRYNAQLLDGSVVLQNDIIYNRSTTDFIHGQIELDTAYSGYFLSGKKPRLDHGNYFPGSLYESDLTLDDIVLEPMVREQIKPIGQYIKALESGFFKSDNHHFKSGFMALFYGPPGTGKTMLAGILANTYGIDMYHVDLSQVVSKYIGETEKNLEMLFNRLQGKNCMLFFDEADSLFGKRSDVKDAHDRYANQEVSYLLQRIEKFDGLTILASNFENNMDDAFKRRIDLSINVIRPTEATREALWKQYLPKNVTFESEPFLKHLSKEYSYTGANIKNIMKNVAIALHSSGETIITHDLISPFLAIESEKAFGKNQARVHPFIRKTE
- a CDS encoding folylpolyglutamate synthase/dihydrofolate synthase family protein yields the protein MNYQETLDWMFAQLPMFQQQGASAYKKDLTNTVLLCQELGNPETKIKTIHIAGTNGKGSTSSMIASVLQEAGYKVGLYTSPHLKDFRERIKINGVEIPEDFVCDFIALHKAFFENNQLSFFEMTVGLAFDYFEKEKVDVAVIEVGMGGRLDSTNVITPLVSVITNIGFDHTQFLGTTYREIAFEKAGIIKPGIPVVIGEYNEETQPVFIGKATECDSELYFASDLITRDYPGALLGDYQFHNKKTVVQTVEILKRFFTITEQNLENGLLNVVKNTQLRGRWEQIHSNPKVICDTAHNSHGLKIVLNQIQKEKFDRLYFVLGVVNDKDLDSILPLFPKNATYFFCKPNVPRGLEATILQQKASEFGLMGSAFDSVSAAYGEALRMAGSADFIYVGGSTFVVAEIL
- a CDS encoding peptidoglycan-binding domain-containing protein; its protein translation is MKITDQDAAIRIKENEVTGLTYDGFKNQAFNKIEKGFSTLEFSESGLAVLEVNKVLHQLGYTTSEKQTVFLENTQNALTTFQKDHGIAPSGIFDKSTLLIMNQVLSATQENESEDEGLSIPERAKMLYEGFTYKVAYIFGATDEDKIFRALENLSSVNRIELIAYYDKEYSSKRKKGLVEELYDELGNSDLYKAINLLYADYEEPQKEKPKEEQEQSTTTNEMGGLEFGVTNLETVHVTSKHPWINAKTKYTIEGSKIEFDCVFDYPTGSFRSLDEKLVLPRVVRKVLVQKNNRVYDLFATPYFRAANNAYQDGRVINSFSIGAYDPGVYTFMFIIEDTKKKEFSAYTTTHEVKTLADAATEELSSNETQNYNDFRQQVAFVEQNLSKSADKDQKTDPNFYIQAKSFTENPARMASESGSYVPQLYYSLQGKVNTKDNHYFWFAEITTPKEMASGASALLGADYARDAVVHGYQRGEYYGKDGWKMNSSQPAATFLGTMTGVFVIHCVELDKDNKPTERYASYRQVVLPSEDYETLQKFKKYKKDIDTSFNAIKPGTAVEVNAIAIETKTTKTIALNLFLGKSKNNPGNYVLSDLTPGVEHKRTYEGKSIKELFESFDSKNTYPDGMLAYEIPANDFGYPTLKGNFTTNGASFFETVSSGAGWASLGLAVAGIVASFTPAAPIAPFLFVASGATGATSGAASIMDKMEKGTLTSETLALDTIMIASSFLAIGGAMSRIAYKGVPIVKISATGLRYIVITDLALNGTAGIMITVDGLESIKAINANDQLTTSEKIDATVRIVAQLTLTTGLLVLSSKNLKGAEIEQLPVEKKKTVTTKQKFNPEQHAEFMDTPENLPRGKAPKPTENKITETEAPKKKQATSKPQIETVPTKNYPTETESQNFEKALESADPNVRAEINKMNTEEFDNLKRGYKDNPKAFTEALKSYDSFFGDTGWHKFWKNTPDIINSLDDIDKLKRENKLLPTGDATDIELASVHAFTVDGGFINTPARFMPSWWGEYNTQVYKNLKSALDKLRKVKERNMGGKIVFSGRTETLEYFNNTLKKGKGTEVAFKGMVSGSLDDKVAEGFIELSAKNAGITAETAGTAEVVKKVAIIRKIRTAEGVYIDDLSDWGKNFGKIRHADANPPSTMIQEEVLMNEGYFLQMTEPKYTKTVNGIDHYEIEYKELVKPLK
- a CDS encoding GIY-YIG nuclease family protein, which produces MNFVVYILFSESKNRFYIGFTSNLEERLIRHNQKSKGFTGNVNDWKVVYTENYETKELAHNRELQIKSWKSRIKILELIKNKD